Genomic window (Amaranthus tricolor cultivar Red isolate AtriRed21 chromosome 7, ASM2621246v1, whole genome shotgun sequence):
GGGTCAAATTTTGGTTTCCGAAAAGAGAAATTGTCTGGAAATTTTACTGATCTAGACACTTTAGGAATCTCCTACATGGGGCCAAAACTTCTAAAAACACTGCTTAATACTAGCTTTATTGGCCTGGCAGGAAAATTTAGTGTTCTTAACAGGCAATTAGATTCATCAACttacaaaattataaatgtGATTGGTAGTGGTAGTAGAGATATAGGATTTTGGACTCCAAATAAAGGGATTACGAAAACTTTAAATTCTTCGAATTCTGTTCTTAAAGCGATCATCTGGCCAGGGGACACGACAATAACTCCAAAAGGATGGGCAATACTTCCAGCATCTGGGAACCAGTTGAAAGTCGGCATACCTGTCAAGGCTTTTTATGAAGAATTGCTTAAAGTGACAGTTGATAAAAGCACTGGAAGCCTTAATATCAAAGCTTCTGGCTTTTGTATTGATGTATTTGAGGCTGTTATGGAAAAACTCCAATACTTAGGACCATATAATTATTTTCCATATCCAGATTATGTTGTTCCCACGGATTCTTATGATAATTTGATCTACCAGGTGTTTCTTCAGGTATAATGCAAAAGTCTTATTATGATTCATATGCTTATATGTGTTTCTTTTGACAAAATGTAATCGTTTTACGCAGAAATTTGACATCGTCGTAGGAGACATTACTATAACTGCTAACAGGTCTTTATACGTGGATTTTACACTACCCTACACTGAATCTGGGGTGACAATGGTAGTTCCCGCAAGAAACGAGAGGCGAAATGCATGGGTGTTTTTGATGCCCTTAAAAACGGATCTCTGGGTCGCTAGTTTATGTGCGTTCATTTTTATAGCTTTTTCCATTTGGGTTCTTGAACACCGGATAAATGATGAATTTCGCGGGCCTCCCTTGCATCAGGCGGGCACTAGTCTCTTTTACTCATTCTCAATGCTCGTTTTTGCGCAGAGTAAGTATCCACAATCCGCATTGCTTCATCCAAATAGACGCATAGTAAACGgcactaaaattttttttgttattaatgtATGCAGGAGAGAATGTGTTTAGTAACTTGGCAAGATTTGTAATCATCATTTGGTTCTTTGTAGTATTTGTACTTACTCAAAGCTACACTGCTAGCTTGAGTTCTATGTTAACTGTTCAACAATTGCAACCGATTGTTACAGATGTACAAGACCTAATTCATAAAGGCGTTTACGTAGGGTATCAAGAAGGTTCTTTCGTCAAGGAACTCTTGAAACAAAAGGGTTTTCAAGAAACAAAACTCGTTCCCTACATCACCGCAGAGACTCTAGACGAGCTTCTAGCAAAAGGTAGTGCAAATGGGGGTATATCAGCTGTTTTCGACGAAATCCCTTATATGAAACTTTTCCTTGCAAAATATTCATCAAAGTATGTTATGGTTCAACCTCTTTACAAGGCAGAAGGATTCGGATTTGTAAGTTCTTCCGAAACTAGTATTTGATAGAAttcttatatttttagtgtatgGCTAACATGAATATTGTTATAGGCATTCCCTAAAGGTTCGCCCTTAGCATCGGATGTTTCAAGGGAACTATTGAATGTCATAGAAGGAGATGATATGACgagaatggaaaaaaaatggGGTATGCCTTCGTCTAATAGTTCATATGAAGGAAACAAAGTATCAGCTAGCAGTCTTAATCTTTCGAGTTTTGGGGGGTTATTCCTAATTGTTGGAGTTGTTTCAGGATTGTCTCTCCTTATCTTCACAGCAACATTCTTGTATGAGTATAGGCAAATATGGCTTTACTCCGATGCTTCAATATGGCGTAAAGCTAAAGATCTGACCGATGTTTTCTTACAACGCGACATGGAATTTCATACATTCAGGCGAAATATTATGCAGCAGAGCACAAGAAATGTGAGATCTGATAACAAGTCCAGTGGCTGTGAGTGTGAGGGGATAAACACTGATTCAGGTTCCAGCCCCAGGCCATCAAACTTTACAGATGATCGTGTTAGTACGCAACCACCCAATTCATTACAAACTGCCTAACCAAGAAGACGATCAAAGCTTATATTTGGAGAGAAGATCAGAAATTGGCAACCAGCAAGTTTGAGATTTATGGGCCAAAGATGAATGCTTTCTAAACAAGATGTATACATTAACATTAGGATCCTATTTCATATTCAATattgttttcattatttatctttactacttgattcttttagaaaCCACAAATTATGCCATTTTCTTCAAGTATGTCTTGATCAATTTCTACTCTAGTTTACGCTGTAGATCATCCCTTAATTTTACAATATGTTCATTGAATTGATTAATGTTAGTCTTTTATTTGTTTAAGTTAGGCCTTTTGTTATCACGAACAAGGGTATAAGATTGAGTAAGCCCGGCCCTTTCAAACCCCACCCTAGGAAGCCACTTATTGGAATTGGAGTAatgaaatattgttgttgttatagtaatgaacatgtatcaaaaGAAAACTCGATACTTAAATTTGAATATGATATTATGGTTTGTTTCGGCTCTTTTGAGTGTAGTTCAGTTAATCTTTACATTATACATTGATGGTAAAATAGGCATAAGATTTGCAAAGCAAAACTGGAGAGCAAGCAATATGTAAGACAGATGGTGAAACTATTTATTAGTCATCTAATAGTAGCTGATACAAAGACTATAGTTTATAGAATCATTCCTTATGCACACTAAAAATGTCTTAAACTGCCATGCATCTATGTGTAGCAATTGAACATATTGCTCCTTTTCTTGCTTTCTTCACCTTACTGTCACGTCCACGAAGTTCAATATCTTAAGAATCTGAAGGGGTCCCTTCAAGATCCAATACCGAGGTTAACCATTTGCAAACTTGTTCAGTTTCTTCAGGAATTGTGTAATGACCTAGCCTGCATAAGAGTATATATAACCTCCTATTGAGACTAGTTCTCCTATATAAAACCATTTTCATAACAAGTTTATTGAAGTTTAGTTGATAAAAGGGTAGTGTACAGTACCCTTCATAGCTCTTGAAAGTAATATTCTGGAATCCGAGTGAAGTAAGAGCCTCCACAGCTTTCTCTCCGTGTTCGAATGCTACCACTTCATCAGCTGAAACAAAAACGAAAATTGAAGCGAAACTATACTTCCTTGCAAAAATAAGACTCTTGCAGTTGGAAAAGCAAATTGGTGCGGACGGAATTCGATTAGAGACAAGATAATTGGTTGATAAGGAAAGGGAATACCTGATCCATGACAAAGTAAAATGGGCACAGACGCAGCACGCTGCTCAGATTCGTCAGATTCCTCCATCCATGTTCTCAGTAAGCTATTAAATTAGAATATTCAACTCTGTAAGGATGATATTAGATGAAACTCTGATTGTAGAAAAACCCATGTTACAAACTATACAAACCTTGAACATGGAAGCCATCCACTCAGTCCCACAGCAATGCTCAGATTAATAGGATAAGCGTTTCCGTTGCTGTATCGCCCTATTACTTGGCATATCACAGAATACAAGGCGGTAGCAGCACCCATGTTGAAACCCCCAATACCAAGCTTAACTGTAATCACCATTTCGAAGATCAATACCAAGACATAGACGGTATTTCTTCATATCAAGTGACAAAAGTTTCTTCAGTGGAGATGAACTAGTGAAGCACAACAGATCATAGGAATATGAGCGCTAGCTAGGAGCTGGTGCTGCTCTTGTTAATCCATAAGTCTATAATGTTTGGTGGAAGTATAGAATAAACCAAGTGAAAAATCAGGCAACATTCGTTTTCTGAGACGGAAAAAATATGAGAGCCCAGCCAACTATAATGAGGACATAAAGCACATAACCGGGTAAAAGTATGAGCACAAAACAGAAAGTGACTAGGGAATCTCTCATTTTTCTGCTAGTGATAAAgaatatattaaaagaaaagggcaaGCACCCTTGTACAAAAAGAGTTTATCGTGTCCTCATTCTATCTTAGAACGTACAATGAATTCCATCAAACACATACCGTCAGAGGGCTCACTGGACAAAAGGTTGGCAATGTGTGTGGCTGAAGCATCTAAACTCTCCATATTAACAGGAGCATTTTCTGATATATCTTCTGCATCAAACCCTGACATCATCATACCAATAGATTCCTACGGCTATTAGACACAAAACTAAATATATGCAGATATCGAATAGAAGTGCAGCAGTCGTCACTAGTCACCTATAAGAGGTAGTCATGGTACTCACATGCGGTGCAAAAAAATCCACCAAGAAGTGCAACTGGACGAGTAGGAGCAGTAGGGAAAATCCATTTAATCTGCATGTTTATTATGCTGTGACATATGAGCTCACAAGTCCTAGCTCTTAGctttgagcaaaaggaattagCAAGTTTTTATCGTCAATGCATACTTACATTTGGAAGGGGGAGTGTGTCAAAGAGTTGCGACCAGCTGCATTATATAAAACATCATTAGTAACAGACAAAAAGCTCTTCAACATGATTCTTCGACAAACAAAAACCATTTTATAAGAAGGTCTTGTACATTAGTTTGAGCTATATAACACAAGAACACTTGAAAAACAGAATTAATCACCAACACTTCATAAAGTTTTGCTTTAAAAAGGCATTATTCTCCTTGGAGTTCGAAATAACTGGTATTGACTATTGAGAAGGTTTCTTACATAGCACGGAACAATTTAGCAGTTCGCGTGACTTGATACAATCGCATTCGAACTGTCTATCATGTCGTTAACCATGATCAGTTTTTCCTGTTAGGTATACGACAGCATGAAAAATTCTTATGCTTGTTTTTGTACGCTGTTTACACTACCAGGATCAAAATAACATGCATGTGATGGATGAATCATTGAGAACTATACATCCCATGGATCAACCTTCTTAATGAATACTTAGAGTAATCAGTGATCAACACTGCCGCTCAATTATGAATTTAGACTCAGGAATGGTTGACATGTTAACAAGGAAAACGTAAAAGATGAGAAGTAATGTAAAATGCTAGAATATAATGGCTTAGCGTAGGGAAACTTGATTACTACCTCAAGCCTTTGTCACCCATTCCATGCAACCAGACTATAGTAGCCTGGTGTTTTCCCTTAGGCCTGACAACATGAGTTTCTCCAAACTCCAAAACTGTTGTCATTTGACTAGCTGTTGCATCTTCACTACCTGAAACGTTCAGTGTAAACAGGAaacttcaataataaaaaataagaatggaGTTAAATGTACAAACTTTGCAGGAGTTTGTACAGTGAGTCTCTCTGCAGCGACTTAAAGGCTACGAACCTTTGTTTCAA
Coding sequences:
- the LOC130817520 gene encoding glutamate receptor 2.8-like isoform X3, which gives rise to MKVSVWTGLSVWLLIMLSWFVIADIAAVHPTVKNNTLSVNIGMIYEEDNKIEKMVLNCIKLALSDFYNSNGHYKTRIVLKTRVYSKNNTLNAAAAALYLLKHYEVKAILMGPTSSIDAAFIINLGEKARVPIISYSATNPLLSSIQGSYYIRATPDVLPQAKAIAALVQAFRWREIVPLYVDNDYGAGFISYLADSLAEVYARIPYHGPIPVFATDDQIRHQLNKLKNTSTTVFMVHMTSDLASRLFLIVKDLQMLEEGYVWIATSGATDELGLLDHSVIESMQGVISLQTYVTQTENQKKFDNRIDPGFRDLKLSITGLWAYDAACALARAVEAVGGSNFGFRKEKLSGNFTDLDTLGISYMGPKLLKTLLNTSFIGLAGKFSVLNRQLDSSTYKIINVIGSGSRDIGFWTPNKGITKTLNSSNSVLKAIIWPGDTTITPKGWAILPASGNQLKVGIPVKAFYEELLKVTVDKSTGSLNIKASGFCIDVFEAVMEKLQYLGPYNYFPYPDYVVPTDSYDNLIYQVFLQKFDIVVGDITITANRSLYVDFTLPYTESGVTMVVPARNERRNAWVFLMPLKTDLWVASLCAFIFIAFSIWVLEHRINDEFRGPPLHQAGTSLFYSFSMLVFAQNVQDLIHKGVYVGYQEGSFVKELLKQKGFQETKLVPYITAETLDELLAKGSANGGISAVFDEIPYMKLFLAKYSSKYVMVQPLYKAEGFGFAFPKGSPLASDVSRELLNVIEGDDMTRMEKKWGMPSSNSSYEGNKVSASSLNLSSFGGLFLIVGVVSGLSLLIFTATFLYEYRQIWLYSDASIWRKAKDLTDVFLQRDMEFHTFRRNIMQQSTRNVRSDNKSSGCECEGINTDSGSSPRPSNFTDDRVSTQPPNSLQTA
- the LOC130817520 gene encoding glutamate receptor 2.8-like isoform X1 — translated: MKVSVWTGLSVWLLIMLSWFVIADIAAVHPTVKNNTLSVNIGMIYEEDNKIEKMVLNCIKLALSDFYNSNGHYKTRIVLKTRVYSKNNTLNAAAAALYLLKHYEVKAILMGPTSSIDAAFIINLGEKARVPIISYSATNPLLSSIQGSYYIRATPDVLPQAKAIAALVQAFRWREIVPLYVDNDYGAGFISYLADSLAEVYARIPYHGPIPVFATDDQIRHQLNKLKNTSTTVFMVHMTSDLASRLFLIVKDLQMLEEGYVWIATSGATDELGLLDHSVIESMQGVISLQTYVTQTENQKKFDNRIDPGFRDLKLSITGLWAYDAACALARAVEAVGGSNFGFRKEKLSGNFTDLDTLGISYMGPKLLKTLLNTSFIGLAGKFSVLNRQLDSSTYKIINVIGSGSRDIGFWTPNKGITKTLNSSNSVLKAIIWPGDTTITPKGWAILPASGNQLKVGIPVKAFYEELLKVTVDKSTGSLNIKASGFCIDVFEAVMEKLQYLGPYNYFPYPDYVVPTDSYDNLIYQVFLQKFDIVVGDITITANRSLYVDFTLPYTESGVTMVVPARNERRNAWVFLMPLKTDLWVASLCAFIFIAFSIWVLEHRINDEFRGPPLHQAGTSLFYSFSMLVFAQRENVFSNLARFVIIIWFFVVFVLTQSYTASLSSMLTVQQLQPIVTDVQDLIHKGVYVGYQEGSFVKELLKQKGFQETKLVPYITAETLDELLAKGSANGGISAVFDEIPYMKLFLAKYSSKYVMVQPLYKAEGFGFAFPKGSPLASDVSRELLNVIEGDDMTRMEKKWGMPSSNSSYEGNKVSASSLNLSSFGGLFLIVGVVSGLSLLIFTATFLYEYRQIWLYSDASIWRKAKDLTDVFLQRDMEFHTFRRNIMQQSTRNVRSDNKSSGCECEGINTDSGSSPRPSNFTDDRVSTQPPNSLQTA
- the LOC130817521 gene encoding uncharacterized protein LOC130817521 isoform X2; translated protein: MTTVLEFGETHVVRPKGKHQATIVWLHGMGDKGLSWSQLFDTLPLPNIKWIFPTAPTRPVALLGGFFCTAWFDAEDISENAPVNMESLDASATHIANLLSSEPSDVKLGIGGFNMGAATALYSVICQVIGRYSNGNAYPINLSIAVGLSGWLPCSSLLRTWMEESDESEQRAASVPILLCHGSADEVVAFEHGEKAVEALTSLGFQNITFKSYEGLGHYTIPEETEQVCKWLTSVLDLEGTPSDS
- the LOC130817521 gene encoding uncharacterized protein LOC130817521 isoform X1; protein product: MPQSVCINVGLARLSFVNIIVVTNKVILKMNPIDEDVGGSGSEDATASQMTTVLEFGETHVVRPKGKHQATIVWLHGMGDKGLSWSQLFDTLPLPNIKWIFPTAPTRPVALLGGFFCTAWFDAEDISENAPVNMESLDASATHIANLLSSEPSDVKLGIGGFNMGAATALYSVICQVIGRYSNGNAYPINLSIAVGLSGWLPCSSLLRTWMEESDESEQRAASVPILLCHGSADEVVAFEHGEKAVEALTSLGFQNITFKSYEGLGHYTIPEETEQVCKWLTSVLDLEGTPSDS
- the LOC130817520 gene encoding glutamate receptor 2.8-like isoform X2, translating into MKVSVWTGLSVWLLIMLSWFVIADIAAVHPTVKNNTLSVNIGMIYEEDNKIEKMVLNCIKLALSDFYNSNGHYKTRIVLKTRVYSKNNTLNAAAAALYLLKHYEVKAILMGPTSSIDAAFIINLGEKARVPIISYSATNPLLSSIQGSYYIRATPDVLPQAKAIAALVQAFRWREIVPLYVDNDYGAGFISYLADSLAEVYARIPYHGPIPVFATDDQIRHQLNKLKNTSTTVFMVHMTSDLASRLFLIVKDLQMLEEGYVWIATSGATDELGLLDHSVIESMQGVISLQTYVTQTENQKKFDNRIDPGFRDLKLSITGLWAYDAACALARAVEAVGGSNFGFRKEKLSGNFTDLDTLGISYMGPKLLKTLLNTSFIGLAGKFSVLNRQLDSSTYKIINVIGSGSRDIGFWTPNKGITKTLNSSNSVLKAIIWPGDTTITPKGWAILPASGNQLKVGIPVKAFYEELLKVTVDKSTGSLNIKASGFCIDVFEAVMEKLQYLGPYNYFPYPDYVVPTDSYDNLIYQVFLQKFDIVVGDITITANRSLYVDFTLPYTESGVTMVVPARNERRNAWVFLMPLKTDLWVASLCAFIFIAFSIWVLEHRINDEFRGPPLHQAGTSLFYSFSMLVFAQRENVFSNLARFVIIIWFFVVFVLTQSYTASLSSMLTVQQLQPIVTDVQDLIHKGVYVGYQEGSFVKELLKQKGFQETKLVPYITAETLDELLAKGSANGGISAVFDEIPYMKLFLAKYSSKYVMVQPLYKAEGFGFAFPKGSPLASDVSRELLNVIEGDDMTRMEKKWGLSLLIFTATFLYEYRQIWLYSDASIWRKAKDLTDVFLQRDMEFHTFRRNIMQQSTRNVRSDNKSSGCECEGINTDSGSSPRPSNFTDDRVSTQPPNSLQTA